From one Solanum stenotomum isolate F172 chromosome 12, ASM1918654v1, whole genome shotgun sequence genomic stretch:
- the LOC125848348 gene encoding protein COBRA-like, whose product MEFFRSTILLGFLLSCFSFSATDAFDALDPNGNITIKWDVISWSPDGYVAVVTMFNFQQYRHIQAPGWTLGWTWAKKEVIWGMMGAQTTEQGDCSKFKGNIPHCCKRDPTVIDLLPGTPYNQQIANCCKGGVINSWGQDPETAVSSFQVSVGSAGTTNKTVRVPKNFTLKAPGPGYTCGPAKVVKPTKFFTNDGRRITQAMMTWNVTCTYSQFLAQKTPTCCVSLSSFYNDTIVPCPTCTCGCQKNGTQHGNCVDQDEPHLASVVSGLGKNNYAPLVQCTSHMCPIRIHWHVKLNYKEYWRVKVTITNFNYNMNYTQWNLVVQHPNFDNLTQLFSFHYKSLTPYGAINDTAMLWGMKFYNDLLMQAGPLGNVQSELLFRKDMSTFTFEKGWAFPHRVYFNGDNCVMPQPESYPYMPNAGTVWKVSSLKLVVMLMLSTAFFFATV is encoded by the exons ATGGAGTTCTTCAGATCTACCATATTATTAGGCTTCTTGCTGTCATGCTTCAGCTTTTCAGCAACAG ATGCCTTCGATGCACTTGATCCCAATGGGAACATCACAATTAAATGGGATGTCATCAGCTGGTCACCTGATGGATATGTT GCTGTTGTGACTATGTTCAACTTCCAACAATATAGACATATTCAAGCACCTGGTTGGACGTTGGGATGGACATGGGCGAAGAAGGAGGTGATATGGGGCATGATGGGAGCTCAAACAACAGAGCAAGGAGattgttcaaaatttaaaggaaaCATTCCCCATTGCTGCAAGAGGGATCCAACCGTCATCGATTTACTGCCCGGAACTCCTTACAATCAGCAGATTGCAAATTGCTGTAAGGGAGGAGTGATCAACTCATGGGGACAAGATCCTGAAACTGCCGTTAGCTCATTCCAAGTCAGTGTTGGTTCAGCAGGAACAACGAATAAAACAGTTAGAGTTCCTAAGAACTTCACCCTTAAGGCACCAGGGCCTGGTTATACTTGTGGACCCGCTAAAGTTGTTAAACCCACTAAGTTCTTTACTAATGATGGGAGACGAATAACACAAGCCATGA TGACCTGGAATGTCACATGCACATACTCACAGTTCCTAGCTCAAAAAACTCCTACATGCTGTGTCTCCCTTTCATCCTTCTACAATGACACCATTGTACCGTGCCCAACATGCACTTGTGGCTGCCAGAAGAATGGCACTCAGCATGGAAATTGTGTAGA TCAAGATGAACCACACTTAGCTTCAGTTGTTTCAGGCCTTGGAAAAAACAATTATGCTCCTTTGGTTCAGTGCACAAGTCATATGTGCCCTATTAGAATTCACTGGCATGTGAAACTCAACTACAAGGAGTATTGGAGGGTGAAGGTCACTATAACTAACTTCAATTACAATATGAATTATACGCAGTGGAACTTAGTTGTCCAGCATCCCAACTTTGACAACCTCACTCAGTTATTCAGCTTTCATTACAAGTCATTAACTCCTTATGGAGCAATAA ATGACACTGCTATGCTCTGGGGTATGAAATTCTACAACGATCTGCTCATGCAAGCTGGTCCATTAGGAAATGTCCAGTCTGAGCTGCTATTCCGCAAGGATATGTCGACATTCACTTTTGAGAAGGGGTGGGCTTTTCCACACAGAgtttatttcaatggtgataATTGTGTCATGCCACAACCTGAGTCATATCCATATATGCCAAATGCTGGTACTGTATGGAAGGTTTCTTCGTTAAAGCTAGTGGTGATGTTGATGCTCTCTACGGCTTTCTTCTTTGCAACCGTCTAG
- the LOC125848344 gene encoding cytochrome P450 85A3, which translates to MAFFLIVFVMIFGFCMLSVTLFRWIDIVYNKKNLPPGTMGWPIFGETREFLNQGPNFMKNQRVRYGNFFKSHILGCPTIVSMDAELNGYILNNEANGLVPGYPQSMLDILGKCNIAAVHGAAHKHIRGTLLSLISPTMIKDHVFPKIDEFMRSHLSNWDNCNVIDIQQKTKEMAFFSSLDQIGGFASSSSISQKFRAGFLKLVLGTISLPINFPTTNYHRGFQGRKNIVKLLRKIIEDRRGSKEIQQDMLGFMMNEEAKARYKLSDEEIIDQIITILYSGFETVSTTSMMAVKYLHDHPKALEQLRKEHLAIREKKLSLEDPIDYNDYKAMRFTRAVIYETSRLATIVNGVLRKTTQDMELNGYMIPKGWRIYVYTRELNYDPQIYPDPYTFNPWRWLENNLEYQSSFLMFGGGTRLCPGKELGVAEISTFLHYFVTRYRWEEVGGNKLMKFPRVEAPNGLWIKVSTY; encoded by the exons ATGGcctttttcttgattgtttttgttatgatttttgGATTTTGCATGTTGAGTGTTACTCTATTTAGATGGATTGACATTGTGTACAACAAGAAAAATTTGCCTCCTGGAACTATGGGTTGGCCAATTTTTGGTGAGACAAGAGAATTTCTAAATCAAGGTCCAAACTTCATGAAAAATCAAAGAGTCAG GTATGGGAATTTCTtcaaatcccacatacttggttgCCCTACTATTGTTTCAATGGATGCAGAGTTAAATGGATATATTCTGAATAATGAAGCAAACGGACTTGTCCCAGGCTACCCACAGTCCATGTTAGACATTTTAGGGAAATGCAATATTGCTGCTGTCCATGGTGCTGCTCACAAGCACATTAGAGGAACACTTTTATCTCTAATAAGTCCCACAATGATCAAAGACCATGTTTTCCCCAAAATTGATGAATTCATGAGATCACATTTGAGTAATTGGGATAATTGCAATGTCATTGATATTCAACAAAAGACCAAAGAG ATGGCATTTTTCTCATCATTGGACCAAATTGGCGGATTTGCATCTAGCTCAtcaatatctcaaaaattcagGGCTGGATTCTTGAAGCTTGTACTTGGGACTATTTCATTGCCTATAAATTTTCCCACCACAAACTATCATCGCGGATTCCAG GGGCGGAAAAACATTGTGAAACTATTGAGGAAAATAATAGAAGATAGAAGAGGTAGCAAGGAAATTCAACAAGACATGCTTGGTTTCATGATGAATGAAGAAGCAAAAGCAAGATACAAGTTAAGTGATGAAGAGATAATTGATCAAATTATAACAATATTGTATTCTGGATTTGAAACTGTCTCCACTACTTCTATGATGGCTGTCAAGTATCTTCATGATCATCCAAAAGCTCTTGAACAACTTAGA AAAGAACATTTGGCAATCAGAGAAAAGAAATTGAGTCTGGAGGATCCAATTGATTACAATGATTATAAGGCTATGAGATTTACAAGGGCT GTGATATATGAGACATCCAGGTTAGCAACAATTGTAAATGGTGTTCTTAGGAAAACCACACAAGATATGGAATTAAATG GATACATGATTCCCAAAGGATGGAGGATATATGTGTATACAAGAGAGCTTAATTATGATCCACAAATTTATCCTGACCCGTATACCTTTAACCCATGGAGATGGCTG GAAAATAACTTGGAGTACCAAAGTTCTTTCTTGATGTTTGGAGGAGGTACAAGGCTTTGTCCTGGAAAGGAACTAGGTGTGGCAGAAATTTCTACATTTCTCCATTACTTCGTAACAAGATACAG ATGGGAAGAGGTTGGAGGAAATAAACTGATGAAATTTCCTAGAGTTGAAGCACCAAATGGCCTATGGATTAAGGTTTCAACTTACTAG